In Campylobacter sp. MIT 99-7217, a genomic segment contains:
- the flhB gene encoding flagellar biosynthesis protein FlhB, which translates to MAADDQEKTEEATSKKLEDARKDGNIPKSQDAAAVVTLVVAVVAVMFLFGFLGDRMMNLYRYYQGLIGIEFSVGMLQNVMIKTVMEAIIMLLPIVLSIMVAGVLGNVMQFGFLFTTKPITPNLNKINPLKGLKNLFSLKKLIDAIKIILKVGIVFTIAFVFLLQFMTELPKVELYDIVSQLVWLKEKAIILAAVVILAFIVVGILDIFLVRFQYFKSLRMSKQEIKDEYKQMEGDPQVKGRIRRLQMEAARRRMVQDVASADVVITNPTHYAIALRYDSSKEAAPKVLAKGVDFLALRIKEIAYENEVLVYENPQLARELYKLCEVGDMIPRELFKAVAEVLRFVYQSNKKKFGDRLQA; encoded by the coding sequence ATGGCAGCTGATGATCAAGAAAAAACTGAAGAAGCTACGAGTAAAAAGCTAGAAGATGCCAGAAAAGATGGTAATATCCCCAAATCCCAAGACGCAGCAGCTGTTGTAACCCTTGTAGTTGCCGTTGTTGCAGTTATGTTTTTGTTTGGTTTTTTAGGCGATAGAATGATGAATTTATATCGCTATTATCAAGGTTTAATTGGTATTGAATTTAGTGTCGGTATGCTTCAAAATGTCATGATTAAAACAGTTATGGAAGCGATCATTATGCTTTTACCCATAGTTTTAAGTATTATGGTGGCAGGAGTTTTAGGAAATGTAATGCAATTTGGCTTTCTTTTTACAACCAAACCCATAACTCCAAATCTTAATAAAATTAATCCTCTAAAAGGCTTAAAAAATCTTTTTTCTTTAAAAAAACTTATTGATGCGATTAAAATTATTTTAAAAGTTGGTATAGTTTTTACTATAGCCTTTGTATTTTTGCTTCAATTCATGACAGAGCTTCCAAAAGTAGAGCTTTATGATATAGTTTCGCAGTTAGTGTGGCTGAAAGAAAAAGCGATTATCCTAGCAGCTGTTGTGATACTTGCTTTTATAGTGGTGGGGATTTTGGATATTTTTTTGGTTCGTTTTCAGTACTTTAAAAGCTTAAGAATGAGCAAGCAAGAAATCAAAGATGAGTATAAACAAATGGAAGGAGACCCTCAAGTAAAAGGGCGTATTCGTCGTTTGCAAATGGAGGCTGCAAGGCGTAGAATGGTGCAAGATGTTGCAAGTGCTGATGTGGTGATCACAAACCCAACTCATTATGCTATAGCCTTGCGTTATGATAGCTCTAAAGAAGCTGCACCAAAGGTTTTGGCAAAGGGGGTGGATTTTTTGGCTCTAAGGATAAAAGAAATCGCTTATGAAAATGAGGTCTTAGTTTATGAAAACCCTCAGCTTGCAAGAGAGCTTTATAAGCTTTGTGAAGTTGGAGATATGATACCTAGAGAGCTTTTTAAAGCCGTTGCAGAAGTCTTGCGTTTTGTTTATCAGTCAAATAAGAAAAAATTTGGCGATCGCTTACAAGCTTAA
- the ftsZ gene encoding cell division protein FtsZ has translation MMDYTVEEAIKQGAKIKVIGCGGGGGNMVNHMIDTMGLSDFDLIVANTDAQALASSKAKTKIQLGEKKTKGLGAGMVPEIGAESARESYEEIKAALAQSDIVFIAAGLGGGTGTGAAPIIAQAAKEVGALTVSAVTMPFAFEGKQRKKLAEAGLLELKKETDSILVIQNQKLSSIIDRKLGFGEAFEVVDNVLARAVRGMISILLDNGKINVDFADVRTIMSYRGLALMGIGSGQGEKAMEEALANAIESPLLDGMDIKSAKGVICHFKTSSQYSFIEFSQAAGEIHDLVDEDAKIIMGTTLDDSLGDKVELTIIATGFEDKASQDNAKIKEQEPKKNPYINLNVKTGTFNSEEFLHELEIPTWMRNQMD, from the coding sequence ATCATGGATTATACAGTTGAAGAAGCGATAAAACAAGGTGCAAAGATTAAGGTTATAGGCTGCGGTGGCGGTGGCGGAAATATGGTCAATCATATGATAGACACAATGGGGCTTAGTGATTTTGATCTTATTGTTGCAAATACAGATGCCCAGGCACTAGCTAGCTCTAAAGCAAAAACAAAAATTCAACTTGGAGAAAAAAAGACTAAAGGCTTGGGTGCTGGAATGGTGCCTGAGATTGGTGCTGAGAGTGCAAGAGAAAGTTACGAAGAAATCAAAGCAGCCTTAGCACAAAGTGATATCGTTTTTATTGCTGCTGGTTTAGGAGGTGGCACAGGAACTGGTGCTGCTCCTATTATTGCTCAAGCTGCTAAAGAGGTGGGTGCTTTAACTGTTTCTGCTGTTACCATGCCTTTTGCTTTTGAAGGTAAACAAAGAAAAAAACTTGCTGAGGCTGGTCTTTTGGAGCTAAAAAAAGAAACTGATTCTATACTTGTTATACAAAATCAAAAACTTTCTAGTATCATAGACAGAAAACTTGGTTTTGGAGAAGCCTTTGAAGTCGTTGATAATGTTTTGGCTCGTGCTGTGCGTGGAATGATCTCCATACTTTTAGACAATGGTAAAATAAATGTTGATTTTGCTGATGTAAGAACTATTATGAGTTATAGAGGCTTAGCTCTTATGGGTATAGGTTCTGGACAAGGAGAAAAAGCTATGGAAGAAGCTTTAGCAAATGCTATAGAATCGCCTCTACTTGATGGTATGGATATCAAGAGTGCTAAGGGTGTCATATGTCATTTTAAAACAAGCTCTCAATACTCTTTCATTGAGTTTTCACAAGCTGCCGGAGAAATACACGATCTTGTCGATGAAGATGCTAAAATTATTATGGGTACTACTCTTGATGATAGTTTAGGCGACAAGGTTGAACTGACTATTATTGCTACCGGTTTTGAAGATAAAGCAAGTCAGGATAATGCCAAAATAAAAGAACAAGAACCAAAAAAGAATCCTTATATCAATTTAAATGTAAAAACAGGAACATTTAATAGTGAAGAATTTCTACACGAACTTGAAATCCCTACTTGGATGAGAAACCAAATGGACTGA
- the ftsA gene encoding cell division protein FtsA has product MNILGIDLGSTQTCAIIAQKDDEGLKIIGFGKARAGFDKTKANGVKKGVITNIEQASNSIEEAVREAQMMSGVRYDKIIVSMSGAYAKSVNSVGVVNIPNHEIGINEIRRAVSTAKHTANIPSGYEIVHVLPFNFKVNDLEHVDDPLGMSGTRLEVSTHIVICQESYIKNLKKALEIADLKVDNFVLSGYASAIACLDDSEKELGTILIDMGGAICDIVVYMGNSIRYNDCLQIGSINITNDLAMALHAPLEEAERIKLNYANLSLQPNNLVQVPSMGDKDKIVEVTIDVIKEVIYARAQETLMLLAKMLSDNPYAKASGAGIVLTGGMTKLAKLDELAAVMFDNKSVRIASARKDLALGFNEIFNDPENTCAIGLCLYGAGYFTPYELDSNKDLRFKGEEDNYSKKSIAHQEPVFEERKSEISSKISQENDTISLNEQIDFRPVEENKSNIITRMWQQIVSRF; this is encoded by the coding sequence TTGAATATTTTAGGAATTGATTTAGGCTCGACGCAAACTTGTGCTATCATTGCTCAAAAAGATGATGAGGGCTTAAAGATTATTGGTTTTGGAAAAGCAAGAGCTGGTTTTGACAAAACAAAAGCTAATGGAGTAAAAAAAGGTGTTATTACGAACATAGAACAAGCTTCTAACTCTATAGAAGAAGCTGTAAGAGAAGCTCAAATGATGTCTGGGGTGCGTTATGATAAAATCATTGTTTCCATGTCAGGTGCTTATGCGAAAAGTGTCAATAGTGTCGGCGTCGTTAATATACCAAATCATGAAATAGGCATTAATGAAATTCGTCGTGCCGTAAGCACTGCTAAACATACAGCAAATATCCCATCAGGCTATGAAATCGTCCATGTTTTACCCTTTAATTTTAAGGTCAATGACCTCGAACATGTCGATGATCCTTTAGGCATGAGTGGTACACGCTTAGAAGTTTCAACTCATATCGTTATCTGCCAAGAATCATACATAAAAAATTTAAAAAAGGCTTTGGAAATAGCCGATCTTAAGGTTGATAATTTCGTTCTTTCAGGCTATGCCTCAGCAATTGCCTGCCTTGATGATAGCGAAAAAGAGCTTGGAACAATTTTAATTGATATGGGTGGAGCAATTTGCGATATTGTCGTGTATATGGGAAATTCTATTCGTTATAATGATTGCTTACAAATTGGCTCTATCAATATCACAAATGATTTGGCTATGGCTCTTCATGCACCTTTAGAAGAAGCTGAAAGGATTAAGCTTAATTATGCAAATTTAAGTTTACAACCAAACAATCTTGTTCAAGTTCCATCAATGGGCGATAAAGATAAGATTGTTGAAGTTACTATAGATGTGATCAAGGAAGTCATTTACGCAAGAGCGCAAGAAACTTTGATGCTACTTGCCAAAATGCTAAGTGATAATCCTTATGCAAAGGCTTCTGGTGCTGGTATTGTTCTAACAGGTGGTATGACAAAGTTAGCTAAACTTGATGAACTTGCTGCAGTAATGTTTGATAATAAATCCGTGCGTATTGCAAGTGCGAGAAAAGATTTAGCCTTAGGCTTTAATGAAATTTTTAACGATCCTGAAAATACTTGTGCTATAGGGCTTTGTTTATATGGTGCTGGCTATTTTACCCCTTATGAACTTGATTCAAATAAGGATTTGAGATTTAAGGGTGAAGAGGACAATTACTCAAAAAAGTCCATCGCTCATCAAGAACCAGTCTTTGAAGAAAGAAAAAGTGAAATTTCAAGCAAAATTTCACAAGAAAATGATACAATATCACTTAATGAACAAATAGACTTTAGACCAGTTGAAGAAAATAAAAGTAATATCATTACCAGAATGTGGCAACAAATTGTCAGCAGATTTTAA
- a CDS encoding peptidylprolyl isomerase, with product MITWMQKHKKWLVVTIWISVIAFVGAGFVGWGGYDLNINRSSSLAKVGNEKITLFELNERYAQVFSYYNQISNGTLSDELAKERQLDLLALNDLIEDKLFINFAKDLGLSVSENEAAIALASQEEFWDENNTFDQEKYYFLLAQNQIKTSQYEQMLEDRILLRKLRTLFELPVKENEFEMLGASYFMQDVLSIAKLDFKPINVDINETELQNLWKEHEKDYINERRYEISTYFLPIAQNFDEQNLTTYYEENKHKYTDFTGKILSFDEAKKDLLIDFGLKELEKTANQAYLDLNSQKIPFQADLNISENDIYYPLELLDNARANSLLKPFKFKQNDQNGLMIIRLNALVPASVKSFEQAKEEVLPLYLEQKQTEALNQQASKALENFKGKNIGSMSRDSIRDPERVSDDIMNDTEFSLFLMQVFNSNQKKGFVAFKNKAILYEIRDQNLINQNKINQYKESLSANLQVAKANELEAELSKELRKIYKVEIYYKGNLN from the coding sequence ATGATAACTTGGATGCAAAAACATAAAAAATGGCTTGTTGTAACGATTTGGATCAGCGTTATAGCCTTTGTTGGAGCTGGCTTTGTTGGCTGGGGAGGTTATGATCTGAATATAAATCGCAGTTCTTCTTTAGCTAAAGTAGGAAATGAGAAAATCACTCTTTTTGAGCTTAATGAAAGATATGCCCAAGTTTTTAGCTACTATAATCAAATTAGCAATGGAACACTCAGCGATGAACTTGCCAAAGAAAGACAACTTGATCTTCTTGCTTTAAATGACTTGATCGAAGACAAACTCTTTATCAACTTTGCAAAAGATTTAGGCTTGAGTGTGAGTGAAAACGAAGCTGCAATTGCTCTTGCAAGCCAAGAAGAATTTTGGGACGAAAATAACACTTTTGATCAAGAAAAATATTATTTTCTACTTGCTCAAAATCAAATCAAAACAAGCCAATATGAGCAAATGTTAGAAGATAGAATTTTACTAAGAAAACTACGAACACTCTTTGAACTTCCTGTTAAGGAAAACGAATTTGAAATGCTTGGTGCAAGCTATTTTATGCAAGATGTTTTAAGTATAGCCAAACTTGACTTTAAGCCTATAAATGTTGATATAAACGAAACAGAATTACAAAATCTTTGGAAAGAACATGAAAAAGACTATATCAACGAAAGAAGGTATGAAATTTCAACTTATTTCTTGCCTATTGCTCAAAACTTCGATGAACAAAACCTAACAACCTACTATGAAGAAAATAAACACAAATATACAGATTTTACGGGAAAAATTCTATCCTTTGATGAAGCAAAAAAAGACTTACTTATTGATTTTGGCTTGAAAGAATTGGAAAAGACAGCTAATCAAGCCTATCTTGATTTAAATTCTCAAAAAATACCATTCCAAGCAGATCTTAATATCAGTGAAAATGACATATACTATCCTCTAGAACTTTTAGATAATGCAAGAGCCAATTCCCTTTTGAAACCCTTTAAATTTAAACAAAATGATCAAAATGGACTTATGATTATAAGGCTAAATGCTCTAGTTCCTGCTAGCGTAAAAAGTTTTGAACAAGCAAAAGAAGAAGTTTTACCACTTTATCTTGAACAAAAACAAACTGAGGCTCTAAACCAACAAGCTAGTAAAGCTTTAGAGAATTTTAAGGGTAAAAATATAGGCTCTATGAGTAGAGATTCTATAAGAGATCCTGAAAGGGTATCTGATGATATCATGAATGATACCGAGTTTAGCCTCTTTTTGATGCAAGTGTTTAATTCAAATCAAAAAAAAGGTTTTGTAGCATTTAAAAATAAAGCCATTCTCTATGAAATAAGAGATCAAAATCTCATCAATCAAAATAAAATAAATCAATACAAAGAAAGTTTAAGTGCAAATTTACAAGTTGCCAAGGCAAACGAATTAGAAGCAGAACTATCTAAGGAATTAAGAAAAATTTATAAGGTTGAAATCTATTATAAAGGAAACTTGAATTGA
- the rsmH gene encoding 16S rRNA (cytosine(1402)-N(4))-methyltransferase RsmH, translated as MQVPHIPVLVDEVLEIFDGLDEGLFVDCTLGFGGHSKAILQKHSNLRLLACDQDEVALDFSMNILAHFKNRCKLVKSNFKDILSFCKNDDVRGILADIGLSSLQLDDDERGFSLNSTRLDMRMDKQNELSAFEVVNFYPQERLECIFKENAELTNSKFIAQKICEFRAKKPISSAKELSQIIGRAKVGQRSVSQATLVFQALRIEVNQELSVLKEFLEKLVLFKPKNCIVAIICFHSLEDVLVKNAFKKWSRDCICDKNAIKCECGKNHSLGKILTKKPIVPSLEEIKSNSRSSCAKMRVFYFK; from the coding sequence TTGCAAGTTCCGCATATCCCTGTTTTAGTTGATGAGGTTCTTGAGATCTTTGATGGGCTTGATGAGGGTTTATTTGTTGATTGTACTTTAGGTTTTGGTGGGCATTCAAAAGCTATATTACAAAAGCATTCAAATTTAAGACTTTTAGCCTGTGATCAAGACGAGGTAGCCTTGGATTTTTCAATGAACATTTTAGCCCACTTTAAAAACAGATGCAAGCTTGTAAAATCAAATTTTAAAGATATATTATCTTTTTGTAAAAATGATGATGTAAGAGGAATTTTAGCTGATATAGGTCTTTCATCTTTGCAGCTTGATGATGATGAGCGGGGTTTTAGTTTAAATTCAACTCGTCTTGATATGCGTATGGATAAGCAAAATGAGCTAAGTGCTTTTGAGGTGGTGAATTTTTATCCTCAAGAAAGACTTGAATGCATTTTTAAAGAAAACGCAGAGCTTACAAACTCTAAATTTATAGCTCAAAAAATTTGCGAATTTAGAGCAAAAAAGCCTATTTCAAGTGCTAAAGAACTTAGTCAAATCATCGGTAGAGCTAAAGTAGGTCAAAGAAGTGTATCTCAAGCAACATTGGTCTTTCAAGCCCTTAGGATAGAGGTTAATCAAGAACTAAGTGTTTTAAAAGAGTTTTTGGAAAAATTAGTACTTTTTAAGCCTAAAAATTGCATAGTGGCTATCATTTGTTTTCATTCTTTGGAAGATGTTTTGGTAAAAAATGCTTTTAAAAAATGGTCAAGGGATTGCATTTGTGATAAAAATGCTATAAAATGCGAATGTGGCAAAAATCATAGCCTAGGAAAAATTTTGACAAAAAAACCCATTGTGCCAAGTTTGGAAGAGATTAAGAGCAATTCTCGCTCAAGCTGTGCTAAAATGCGAGTTTTTTATTTTAAATAA
- the efp gene encoding elongation factor P produces MATYAMGDLKKGLKIEIDGIPFKIVEYQHVKPGKGPAFVRIKIKSFIDGKVLEKTIHAGDKCEAPNLEQKTMQYLYDDGENCQFMDTTSYEQVAISDDDVGEAKKWMLDGMMVDVMFHNGKAIGVEVPQVVELKIIETAPNFRGDTQGSNKKPATLETGAVVQIPFHVLEGEVIRVDTVRGEYIEKANK; encoded by the coding sequence ATGGCAACTTATGCTATGGGCGATCTTAAAAAGGGTTTAAAGATCGAAATTGACGGAATTCCGTTTAAAATAGTCGAATATCAGCATGTAAAACCGGGCAAGGGACCTGCATTTGTGCGTATAAAGATCAAATCTTTTATTGATGGTAAGGTTTTAGAAAAGACCATTCATGCCGGCGATAAGTGTGAAGCTCCAAATTTAGAGCAAAAAACTATGCAGTATCTTTATGATGATGGTGAAAACTGCCAATTTATGGACACTACAAGCTATGAGCAAGTAGCTATCAGCGATGATGATGTAGGTGAAGCTAAAAAATGGATGCTTGATGGAATGATGGTTGATGTGATGTTTCACAACGGCAAGGCAATCGGCGTTGAAGTGCCTCAGGTCGTTGAACTTAAGATCATCGAAACTGCACCAAATTTTAGAGGCGATACTCAAGGCTCAAACAAAAAGCCAGCTACTCTTGAAACAGGTGCAGTGGTGCAAATTCCTTTTCATGTACTTGAGGGAGAAGTTATTCGCGTTGATACTGTGCGTGGCGAATATATCGAAAAAGCAAATAAATAG
- a CDS encoding DUF2018 family protein: MDILDEMLSQSPKEKFIQILQNGNAFAVEKAFDDFIAEHLALLEFFEHKGIDEEEFQNFKMHNHALIQGRKDDVFIDLVAKILTQEG, encoded by the coding sequence ATGGATATTTTAGATGAAATGCTTAGTCAAAGTCCAAAAGAAAAATTTATACAAATTTTACAAAATGGTAACGCTTTTGCTGTAGAAAAAGCTTTTGATGATTTTATTGCAGAGCATCTAGCCTTACTTGAGTTTTTTGAGCATAAGGGCATTGATGAGGAAGAATTTCAAAATTTCAAAATGCACAATCATGCCTTGATACAGGGTAGAAAAGACGATGTTTTTATTGATCTGGTCGCAAAGATTTTAACGCAAGAGGGCTGA
- a CDS encoding exporting protein, giving the protein MYDFELKKDERASVEITELGYEDRKQNFDFYWTLWDTNKIIIHSKYRKFPRQFVLSLKRNLNWATQTLIPDFKNPHIDRARLILEFSDFKEGMAKFRVYIEDKDSRLQVNFLDPRKLESPLKEPPKSNQTVPMINFNESQVPKPAN; this is encoded by the coding sequence ATTTATGATTTTGAGCTTAAAAAAGATGAAAGAGCAAGTGTTGAAATTACCGAGCTTGGTTATGAAGACAGGAAACAAAATTTTGATTTTTATTGGACACTTTGGGATACTAATAAGATTATTATTCATAGCAAATACCGCAAATTTCCGCGTCAATTTGTGTTATCTTTAAAAAGAAATCTCAACTGGGCGACACAAACTCTCATTCCTGATTTTAAAAATCCGCATATTGATAGGGCAAGATTGATCTTAGAATTTAGTGATTTTAAGGAAGGAATGGCTAAATTTAGGGTTTATATCGAGGATAAGGATTCAAGATTGCAGGTTAATTTTCTTGATCCTAGAAAGCTTGAAAGCCCTTTAAAAGAGCCGCCTAAGAGCAATCAAACCGTGCCTATGATCAATTTTAACGAAAGCCAAGTGCCAAAACCAGCAAATTAA
- a CDS encoding polyprenyl synthetase family protein encodes MQEVDKIILNFIDELDYEDAKLMFSHIKSGKKLRTKLILSIANLKNPSGATWNEIYKLCAIVELIHLASLLHDDVIDEASLRRGAKSINAEFGAKNAIMLGDILYSKAFFELSSFDKELAKSISNAVLCLSKGELMDINLSKSFNLDKEKYLKMLYFKTAVLIEASAKSAAFLVGLEPQDFADYGKNLGLAFQMVDDILDIRSDEKTLGKPAMSDFREGKTTLPYIFLYQKLDENDKIKLQNLFKKELDSTQLAWLRQKLNLSLDESLQEAKNYANLALKAIEKYQSPFLNEIVSKMVDRDF; translated from the coding sequence TTGCAAGAAGTAGATAAGATCATTTTAAATTTCATTGATGAACTTGATTATGAGGACGCAAAGTTGATGTTTTCACATATCAAATCTGGCAAAAAACTACGCACCAAACTCATCTTAAGCATAGCGAATTTAAAAAACCCAAGCGGTGCTACTTGGAATGAAATTTACAAGCTTTGTGCTATTGTCGAGCTTATTCATTTAGCAAGCTTGCTTCATGATGATGTCATTGATGAAGCGAGTTTAAGGCGTGGGGCAAAAAGCATTAATGCTGAATTTGGAGCAAAAAATGCCATTATGCTGGGCGATATTTTGTATTCTAAAGCCTTTTTTGAGCTTAGTTCTTTTGATAAAGAGCTTGCAAAAAGCATTTCAAATGCTGTTTTATGCCTTTCAAAAGGCGAATTGATGGACATAAATTTAAGCAAAAGTTTTAATTTGGATAAAGAAAAATACCTTAAAATGCTTTATTTTAAAACCGCCGTTTTGATCGAAGCAAGTGCAAAAAGTGCGGCCTTTTTGGTAGGGCTTGAGCCACAAGATTTTGCAGACTATGGCAAGAATTTGGGCTTAGCCTTTCAAATGGTTGATGATATTTTAGATATAAGAAGTGATGAAAAAACGCTTGGAAAACCTGCAATGAGCGATTTTAGGGAGGGAAAAACCACTCTTCCTTATATATTTTTATATCAAAAACTAGATGAAAATGATAAAATAAAACTTCAAAATTTATTTAAAAAAGAGCTAGATTCAACCCAGCTTGCTTGGCTAAGACAAAAGCTAAATTTAAGCCTAGATGAGAGCTTGCAAGAGGCTAAAAACTATGCAAATTTAGCCTTAAAAGCCATAGAAAAATATCAAAGTCCTTTTTTAAATGAAATCGTTAGTAAAATGGTAGATAGGGACTTTTAA
- the hemA gene encoding glutamyl-tRNA reductase: protein MHYFCVSWTHKNTDITLREKLSITDEARIKELLRLINANSSIDESFVLSTCNRIEIFVYASELEKIADYIVASLSLLCGVDKEVLFQKADFFEDIGAIHHLFSVASSLDSLVVGETQIAGQLKDAFNFAYKQHFSGVNLWQAIHFAFKCAASIRNETQISKNPVSIASVAVSKAKELLDLKDKEAVVIGAGEMGELACKHLLNSGAKILLLNRNLDKAKNLAKCLGERVKTADISSLKECLNHYELFFSATNSLQCIITDELLQKRDFTRYFFDIAVPRDINLSEDKSIKVFSVDDLEEVVSKNLALREKQAQIAYNIINTMTSDFFKYLNDQALNPIIKALRLKAKDCANAQLEIALKKGYLKKSDEEEARKLIHQVFKAFLHAPTKKLKALQDQREVILDSLRYVFELEDEFEDFDEIVLENDNEI, encoded by the coding sequence ATGCATTATTTTTGTGTAAGCTGGACGCATAAAAACACGGATATTACCCTAAGAGAAAAGCTTTCTATCACTGATGAAGCACGCATAAAAGAGCTTTTAAGGCTCATAAATGCAAACTCAAGTATAGATGAAAGCTTTGTGCTTAGCACTTGCAATAGGATTGAAATTTTCGTTTATGCTAGCGAGCTTGAAAAAATCGCTGATTATATCGTCGCTTCTTTGTCCTTGTTGTGTGGTGTGGATAAGGAAGTTTTGTTTCAAAAGGCTGATTTTTTCGAAGATATTGGAGCTATTCATCATCTTTTTTCAGTAGCTAGCTCACTTGATAGTCTTGTTGTGGGTGAAACGCAAATTGCCGGACAGCTTAAAGATGCTTTTAATTTTGCCTATAAACAGCATTTTAGCGGGGTAAATCTTTGGCAGGCTATTCATTTTGCTTTTAAGTGCGCTGCAAGCATTCGAAACGAAACGCAAATTTCTAAAAATCCTGTCTCCATAGCCTCAGTTGCCGTTTCTAAGGCTAAGGAACTTCTTGATTTAAAAGATAAAGAAGCTGTAGTCATAGGAGCTGGGGAAATGGGAGAGCTTGCTTGCAAGCATTTGCTAAATTCAGGAGCTAAAATCTTACTTTTAAATAGAAATTTAGACAAGGCAAAAAACCTCGCCAAATGCCTAGGAGAACGCGTTAAAACAGCAGATATCAGTAGCTTAAAAGAATGCTTAAATCACTATGAGCTTTTTTTCTCAGCCACAAATTCGCTTCAGTGCATCATCACTGATGAGCTTTTGCAAAAAAGAGATTTTACGAGGTATTTTTTTGATATCGCTGTTCCAAGGGATATAAATTTAAGCGAGGATAAGAGTATTAAGGTCTTTTCAGTAGATGATCTTGAAGAAGTGGTGAGCAAAAATCTAGCTCTTAGGGAAAAACAAGCTCAAATTGCTTACAATATCATCAACACAATGACGAGCGATTTTTTCAAATACCTTAACGATCAGGCTTTAAATCCTATCATCAAGGCTTTACGCTTGAAAGCTAAGGATTGTGCGAACGCTCAGCTTGAAATCGCATTAAAAAAAGGTTATTTAAAAAAATCAGACGAAGAAGAAGCTAGAAAGCTTATACACCAAGTTTTCAAAGCCTTTTTACATGCCCCAACCAAAAAACTTAAAGCTTTGCAAGATCAAAGAGAGGTCATCTTAGATAGCCTGCGTTATGTTTTTGAGCTTGAGGACGAATTTGAGGATTTTGATGAGATAGTTTTGGAGAATGACAATGAAATTTAG